GCGTGTACGGGACCGGGCACGGCGCCGGCCAGCCCGACCGCGCACTGCTCGAAAGGGTGCTGAGTGGACTCCGCCGCCTCTGACACGCTCCTCGACCGGCCCCAACCGCAGTCCGAAGAGGACCCGCAGGCCTGGCAGCTGGACCACACCCGGGCCCCCACCGCCACCAAGATCGTGGTCGCGGGCGGCTTCGGCGTCGGCAAGACGACCTTTGTCGGGGCGGTCTCCGAGATCACGCCGCTGCAGACCGAGGCGTTGATGACGCAGGCGAGCGAGGAGACCGACGATCTCACCGACACGCCCGACAAGCTCACCACGACCGTAGCCATGGACTTCGGCCGGATCACGCTCGACGACGATCTGGTGCTGTATGTCTTCGGGACG
This portion of the Streptomyces sp. NBC_01750 genome encodes:
- a CDS encoding GTP-binding protein, coding for MDSAASDTLLDRPQPQSEEDPQAWQLDHTRAPTATKIVVAGGFGVGKTTFVGAVSEITPLQTEALMTQASEETDDLTDTPDKLTTTVAMDFGRITLDDDLVLYVFGTPGQQRFWFMWDDLVRGAIGAIVLADTRRLPDCFPALDYFESSGLPYIVAVNHFEGTEVFEAEDVREALTVPPHVPVVIMDARNRITVIESLLALVAHALQATPE